The following proteins are encoded in a genomic region of Oncorhynchus tshawytscha isolate Ot180627B unplaced genomic scaffold, Otsh_v2.0 Un_contig_9583_pilon_pilon, whole genome shotgun sequence:
- the LOC112239547 gene encoding uncharacterized protein LOC112239547 isoform X1 translates to MNIVPGQIQVQFVQTVHGVQRQTDPIIKCIIDRKLKKLKKLIRGGKDLNGLYPCAELKYDVTPLIAAVAFTNDNICTFLLKEGADPNIQSTNGLVPLHYAAMSKAPVSLVSRLIAAKADPEGAPIQMLTPLQLAANNDREDIVKELMMSGAFAERNLKAYPATDQKIASMIQKFSSESENFVKLKIFYDFSCAVGLKSVEDVFNEFGKHMLVVNPVNHLTLYDMSFNAIGQNADQYRQASIKWLRESQKIDLYIEEATNRLPKIPKHLQDMVVNCLTAVFNIMKEISLGLSLVVIPTLLKYLTHESKSTPQGLNRNISVVRLLYVITQKAPNHKHGWTLPFVEELCKRIISFTDQAYLANPQTSNLAVLTFGLLADLYTFDCVPAIITSRGITSVPEKILVTAEMEMDEDLKEKLRKLDMSLRSPVPPTDITEQLQGMNLSKKKKKKKKKKKKTIQEELSVEKSTPDTTEKPDLDASSIPVEESGVHGEHSSVKPFPSTTDELKPRKWHKVSERWRPQLEELSNIDAGKVSRLGNLNLVVHPNFQIAKGSDGTEVFLGLKDDGTEVAVKRMLKSNYQDLKREEGFLRLPQLDSPCIVRYVDFAEDEHFGYLVLQLCEYTLDEYIKDHLPEDKTPVLKKIVHEVLCSLSVLHSLNTKILHRDIKPQNVLIDVTGRARLADFGISRQLNMGQTTLHTISAGTKCWKARETLDEDSGIGYKRSTDIQVAGMLMYYIISGGHHPFGKGIHCEVNIFQGKYTLEHVEDEVAKDLIEWMINEDPEKRPTVEDTLAHPYFWPEERRVEYLRKIGNEKEAENCRKADPGLLHALDQCAEARSFTKWKSKIPPELMKKLDGKKKPYPDNTLGLLRFIRNLHEHYIEDVDSVDILTMFPDLFGCVYKFAKKKEWNSRSSLKKWFHREDVR, encoded by the exons ATGAATATCGTCCCAGGTCAAATCCAGGTCCAATTTGTACAGACAGTGCATGGGGTGCAAAGGCAAACAGATCCCATTATAAAGTGCATTATTGACAGGAAGTTGAAGAAGCTGAAGAAATTGATCAGAGGCGGCAAGGACTTGAATGGACTGTACCCTTGTGCTGAGTTGAAGTATGATGTTACCCCTTTAATTGCTGCTGTTGCATTTACAAATGACAATATTTGTACATTTCTTCTGAAAGAAGGTGCTGACCCCAACATCCAATCAACAAATGGTTTGGTTCCTTTGCATTATGCCGCAATGTCAAAAGCTCCTGTCAGTTTAGTGAGTAGATTAATCGCAGCAAAAGCAGATCCAGAAGGGGCACCAATCCAGATGTTAACTCCACTTCAATTGGCGGCTAACAATGACAGAGAAGACATTGTGAAAGAGTTGATGATGTCTGGAGCATTTGCTGAAAGAAATCTCAAAGCATATCCCGCTACTGACCAAAAGATAGCAAGCATGATTCAGAAATTCTCTTCAGAGAGTGAGAATTTTGTCAAATTGAAGATTTTTTATGATTTTTCTTGTGCAGTAGGACTCAAATCAGTGGAGGATGTTTTCAATGAATTTGGCAAACACATGCTGGTGGTGAACCCTGTGAATCATCTCACACTATATGACATGTCTTTTAACGCCATTGGCCAAAATGCGGATCAGTATCGTCAAGCATCCATAAAGTGGCTGAGAGAATCTCAGAAAATTGATCTCTACATTGAGGAGGCAACCAATCGTTTGCCTAAAATTCCCAAACATTTACAAGATATGGTAGTGAATTGCTTGACAGCTGTTTTTAACATTATGAAAGAAATATCTCTTGGACTGTCACTGGTAGTAATACCCACTCTTCTGAAATACCTCACACATGAATCCAAAAGTACCCCTCAAGGACTAAATCGCAACATTTCAGTTGTCAGACTACTGTATGTGATTACTCAGAAAGCTCCAAATCACAAACATGGCTGGACCCTCCCTTTTGTTGAGGAGTTATGCAAGAGGATCATCTCATTCACTGATCAAGCATATCTCGCCAATCCTCAGACCTCAAACTTAGCTGTTTTAACTTTTGGTCTGCTTGCAGATCTGTACACCTTTGATTGTGTACCTGCGATTATCACATCGCGAGGGATAACCTCTGTGCCGGAGAAAATACTTGTTACTGCCGAAATGGAGATGGATGAAGATCTGAAAGAAAAGCTAAGGAAATTAGATATGTCCCTACGAAGTCCAGTCCCACCAACGGATATAACTGAACAATTGCAGGGAATGAATCtgtcaaagaagaagaagaagaagaagaagaaaaagaagaaaacaATTCAGGAAGAGTTGTCGGTAGAGAAAAGTACACCTGACACGACTGAGAAGCCAGATCTTGATGCTTCATCAATTCCAGTTGAAGAATCTGGTGTACATGGTGAACATTCCAGTGTTAAACCATTTCCCTCCACCACCGACGAATTGAAACCCCGGAAATGGCACAAAGTTAGTGAGCGGTGGAGGCCTCAGTTGGAAGAACTCAGCAACATAGATGCAGGCAAGGTTTCCAGATTGGGAAATCTCAACCTTGTCGTCCATCCGAATTTCCAAATAGCCAAAGGAAGTGATGGAACTGAAGTCTTTCTGGGCTTGAAGGATGATGGTACTGAGGTAGCCGTGAAGAGAATGCTCAAGTCAAACTATCAAGATctgaagagagaagagggttTTTTAAGACTACCTCAGCTGGATAGTCCCTGCATTGTGAGATATGTGGACTTTGCAGAGGACGAGCACTTCGGCTACCTTGTTCTTCAGCTCTGTGAATACACCCTTGATGAATACATCAAAGACCACCTACCAGAGGACAAAACCCCTGTCCTGAAGAAAATAGTGCACGAGGTGCTCTGCAGTCTAAGCGTTCTGCATAGTCTAAACACAAAAATTCTGCACCGGGATATCAAACCCCAGAATGTTTTAATAG ATGTTACAGGCAGAGCGAGATTAGCCGATTTCGGTATAAGTCGACAATTGAACATGGGACAAACAACTCTACATACAATCAGTGCAGGAACAAAATGTTGGAAGGCCAGAGAAACTTTAGATGAAGACAGTGGGATCGGATATAAGAGGAGCACCGATATTCAG GTGGCCGGGATGTTAATGTATTACATCATCTCTGGTGGACATCATCCATTTGGCAAAGGCATCCATTGTGAAGTTAACATTTTTCAAGGGAAGTACACACTGGAACATGTTGAGGATGAAGTGGCCAAGGACCTCATTGAGTGGATGATCAATGAAGACCCAGAGAAGAGACCTACAGTGGAGGACACACTGGCCCACCCATACTTCTGGccagaggagag GAGAGTGGAGTACTTACGAAAAATTGGTAACGAGAAGGAAGCAGAGAACTGTCGCAAAGCAGACCCAGGACTCCTTCATGCTTTGGACCAGTGTGCTGAGGCGAGGTCGTTCACAAAGTGGAAGTCCAAG ATACCGCCTGAGTTGATGAAGAAGTTGGATGGTAAAAAGAAGCCCTACCCAGACAACACATTGGGTTTGTTGCGCTTCATACGCAACCTTCATGAGCACTA catTGAGGATGTAGATTCGGTTGACATATTGACAATGTTCCCTGATCTCTTTGGATGCGTCTACAAGTTTGCGAAGAAAAAGGAGTGGAATTCAAGAAGTAGTCTGAAGAAATGGTTTCACAGAGAAGATGTAAGATAA
- the LOC112239547 gene encoding serine/threonine-protein kinase/endoribonuclease IRE1 isoform X4, producing the protein MGQTTLHTISAGTKCWKARETLDEDSGIGYKRSTDIQVAGMLMYYIISGGHHPFGKGIHCEVNIFQGKYTLEHVEDEVAKDLIEWMINEDPEKRPTVEDTLAHPYFWPEERRVEYLRKIGNEKEAENCRKADPGLLHALDQCAEARSFTKWKSKIPPELMKKLDGKKKPYPDNTLGLLRFIRNLHEHYIEDVDSVDILTMFPDLFGCVYKFAKKKEWNSRSSLKKWFHREDVR; encoded by the exons ATGGGACAAACAACTCTACATACAATCAGTGCAGGAACAAAATGTTGGAAGGCCAGAGAAACTTTAGATGAAGACAGTGGGATCGGATATAAGAGGAGCACCGATATTCAG GTGGCCGGGATGTTAATGTATTACATCATCTCTGGTGGACATCATCCATTTGGCAAAGGCATCCATTGTGAAGTTAACATTTTTCAAGGGAAGTACACACTGGAACATGTTGAGGATGAAGTGGCCAAGGACCTCATTGAGTGGATGATCAATGAAGACCCAGAGAAGAGACCTACAGTGGAGGACACACTGGCCCACCCATACTTCTGGccagaggagag GAGAGTGGAGTACTTACGAAAAATTGGTAACGAGAAGGAAGCAGAGAACTGTCGCAAAGCAGACCCAGGACTCCTTCATGCTTTGGACCAGTGTGCTGAGGCGAGGTCGTTCACAAAGTGGAAGTCCAAG ATACCGCCTGAGTTGATGAAGAAGTTGGATGGTAAAAAGAAGCCCTACCCAGACAACACATTGGGTTTGTTGCGCTTCATACGCAACCTTCATGAGCACTA catTGAGGATGTAGATTCGGTTGACATATTGACAATGTTCCCTGATCTCTTTGGATGCGTCTACAAGTTTGCGAAGAAAAAGGAGTGGAATTCAAGAAGTAGTCTGAAGAAATGGTTTCACAGAGAAGATGTAAGATAA
- the LOC112239547 gene encoding uncharacterized protein LOC112239547 isoform X2 — translation MNIVPGQIQVQFVQTVHGVQRQTDPIIKCIIDRKLKKLKKLIRGGKDLNGLYPCAELKYDVTPLIAAVAFTNDNICTFLLKEGADPNIQSTNGLVPLHYAAMSKAPVSLVSRLIAAKADPEGAPIQMLTPLQLAANNDREDIVKELMMSGAFAERNLKAYPATDQKIASMIQKFSSESENFVKLKIFYDFSCAVGLKSVEDVFNEFGKHMLVVNPVNHLTLYDMSFNAIGQNADQYRQASIKWLRESQKIDLYIEEATNRLPKIPKHLQDMVVNCLTAVFNIMKEISLGLSLVVIPTLLKYLTHESKSTPQGLNRNISVVRLLYVITQKAPNHKHGWTLPFVEELCKRIISFTDQAYLANPQTSNLAVLTFGLLADLYTFDCVPAIITSRGITSVPEKILVTAEMEMDEDLKEKLRKLDMSLRSPVPPTDITEQLQGMNLSKKKKKKKKKKKKTIQEELSVEKSTPDTTEKPDLDASSIPVEESGVHGEHSSVKPFPSTTDELKPRKWHKVSERWRPQLEELSNIDAGKVSRLGNLNLVVHPNFQIAKGSDGTEVFLGLKDDGTEVAVKRMLKSNYQDLKREEGFLRLPQLDSPCIVRYVDFAEDEHFGYLVLQLCEYTLDEYIKDHLPEDKTPVLKKIVHEVLCSLSVLHSLNTKILHRDIKPQNVLIDVTGRARLADFGISRQLNMGQTTLHTISAGTKCWKARETLDEDSGIGYKRSTDIQVAGMLMYYIISGGHHPFGKGIHCEVNIFQGKYTLEHVEDEVAKDLIEWMINEDPEKRPTVEDTLAHPYFWPEERRVEYLRKIGNEKEAENCRKADPGLLHALDQCAEARSFTKWKSKIPPELMKKLDGKKKPYPDNTLGG, via the exons ATGAATATCGTCCCAGGTCAAATCCAGGTCCAATTTGTACAGACAGTGCATGGGGTGCAAAGGCAAACAGATCCCATTATAAAGTGCATTATTGACAGGAAGTTGAAGAAGCTGAAGAAATTGATCAGAGGCGGCAAGGACTTGAATGGACTGTACCCTTGTGCTGAGTTGAAGTATGATGTTACCCCTTTAATTGCTGCTGTTGCATTTACAAATGACAATATTTGTACATTTCTTCTGAAAGAAGGTGCTGACCCCAACATCCAATCAACAAATGGTTTGGTTCCTTTGCATTATGCCGCAATGTCAAAAGCTCCTGTCAGTTTAGTGAGTAGATTAATCGCAGCAAAAGCAGATCCAGAAGGGGCACCAATCCAGATGTTAACTCCACTTCAATTGGCGGCTAACAATGACAGAGAAGACATTGTGAAAGAGTTGATGATGTCTGGAGCATTTGCTGAAAGAAATCTCAAAGCATATCCCGCTACTGACCAAAAGATAGCAAGCATGATTCAGAAATTCTCTTCAGAGAGTGAGAATTTTGTCAAATTGAAGATTTTTTATGATTTTTCTTGTGCAGTAGGACTCAAATCAGTGGAGGATGTTTTCAATGAATTTGGCAAACACATGCTGGTGGTGAACCCTGTGAATCATCTCACACTATATGACATGTCTTTTAACGCCATTGGCCAAAATGCGGATCAGTATCGTCAAGCATCCATAAAGTGGCTGAGAGAATCTCAGAAAATTGATCTCTACATTGAGGAGGCAACCAATCGTTTGCCTAAAATTCCCAAACATTTACAAGATATGGTAGTGAATTGCTTGACAGCTGTTTTTAACATTATGAAAGAAATATCTCTTGGACTGTCACTGGTAGTAATACCCACTCTTCTGAAATACCTCACACATGAATCCAAAAGTACCCCTCAAGGACTAAATCGCAACATTTCAGTTGTCAGACTACTGTATGTGATTACTCAGAAAGCTCCAAATCACAAACATGGCTGGACCCTCCCTTTTGTTGAGGAGTTATGCAAGAGGATCATCTCATTCACTGATCAAGCATATCTCGCCAATCCTCAGACCTCAAACTTAGCTGTTTTAACTTTTGGTCTGCTTGCAGATCTGTACACCTTTGATTGTGTACCTGCGATTATCACATCGCGAGGGATAACCTCTGTGCCGGAGAAAATACTTGTTACTGCCGAAATGGAGATGGATGAAGATCTGAAAGAAAAGCTAAGGAAATTAGATATGTCCCTACGAAGTCCAGTCCCACCAACGGATATAACTGAACAATTGCAGGGAATGAATCtgtcaaagaagaagaagaagaagaagaagaaaaagaagaaaacaATTCAGGAAGAGTTGTCGGTAGAGAAAAGTACACCTGACACGACTGAGAAGCCAGATCTTGATGCTTCATCAATTCCAGTTGAAGAATCTGGTGTACATGGTGAACATTCCAGTGTTAAACCATTTCCCTCCACCACCGACGAATTGAAACCCCGGAAATGGCACAAAGTTAGTGAGCGGTGGAGGCCTCAGTTGGAAGAACTCAGCAACATAGATGCAGGCAAGGTTTCCAGATTGGGAAATCTCAACCTTGTCGTCCATCCGAATTTCCAAATAGCCAAAGGAAGTGATGGAACTGAAGTCTTTCTGGGCTTGAAGGATGATGGTACTGAGGTAGCCGTGAAGAGAATGCTCAAGTCAAACTATCAAGATctgaagagagaagagggttTTTTAAGACTACCTCAGCTGGATAGTCCCTGCATTGTGAGATATGTGGACTTTGCAGAGGACGAGCACTTCGGCTACCTTGTTCTTCAGCTCTGTGAATACACCCTTGATGAATACATCAAAGACCACCTACCAGAGGACAAAACCCCTGTCCTGAAGAAAATAGTGCACGAGGTGCTCTGCAGTCTAAGCGTTCTGCATAGTCTAAACACAAAAATTCTGCACCGGGATATCAAACCCCAGAATGTTTTAATAG ATGTTACAGGCAGAGCGAGATTAGCCGATTTCGGTATAAGTCGACAATTGAACATGGGACAAACAACTCTACATACAATCAGTGCAGGAACAAAATGTTGGAAGGCCAGAGAAACTTTAGATGAAGACAGTGGGATCGGATATAAGAGGAGCACCGATATTCAG GTGGCCGGGATGTTAATGTATTACATCATCTCTGGTGGACATCATCCATTTGGCAAAGGCATCCATTGTGAAGTTAACATTTTTCAAGGGAAGTACACACTGGAACATGTTGAGGATGAAGTGGCCAAGGACCTCATTGAGTGGATGATCAATGAAGACCCAGAGAAGAGACCTACAGTGGAGGACACACTGGCCCACCCATACTTCTGGccagaggagag GAGAGTGGAGTACTTACGAAAAATTGGTAACGAGAAGGAAGCAGAGAACTGTCGCAAAGCAGACCCAGGACTCCTTCATGCTTTGGACCAGTGTGCTGAGGCGAGGTCGTTCACAAAGTGGAAGTCCAAG ATACCGCCTGAGTTGATGAAGAAGTTGGATGGTAAAAAGAAGCCCTACCCAGACAACACATTGG GTGGTTGa
- the LOC112239547 gene encoding uncharacterized protein LOC112239547 isoform X3 — MNIVPGQIQVQFVQTVHGVQRQTDPIIKCIIDRKLKKLKKLIRGGKDLNGLYPCAELKYDVTPLIAAVAFTNDNICTFLLKEGADPNIQSTNGLVPLHYAAMSKAPVSLVSRLIAAKADPEGAPIQMLTPLQLAANNDREDIVKELMMSGAFAERNLKAYPATDQKIASMIQKFSSESENFVKLKIFYDFSCAVGLKSVEDVFNEFGKHMLVVNPVNHLTLYDMSFNAIGQNADQYRQASIKWLRESQKIDLYIEEATNRLPKIPKHLQDMVVNCLTAVFNIMKEISLGLSLVVIPTLLKYLTHESKSTPQGLNRNISVVRLLYVITQKAPNHKHGWTLPFVEELCKRIISFTDQAYLANPQTSNLAVLTFGLLADLYTFDCVPAIITSRGITSVPEKILVTAEMEMDEDLKEKLRKLDMSLRSPVPPTDITEQLQGMNLSKKKKKKKKKKKKTIQEELSVEKSTPDTTEKPDLDASSIPVEESGVHGEHSSVKPFPSTTDELKPRKWHKVSERWRPQLEELSNIDAGKVSRLGNLNLVVHPNFQIAKGSDGTEVFLGLKDDGTEVAVKRMLKSNYQDLKREEGFLRLPQLDSPCIVRYVDFAEDEHFGYLVLQLCEYTLDEYIKDHLPEDKTPVLKKIVHEVLCSLSVLHSLNTKILHRDIKPQNVLIDVTGRARLADFGISRQLNMGQTTLHTISAGTKCWKARETLDEDSGIGYKRSTDIQEKSSGSQSSPLQDRHQTLHQPSP; from the exons ATGAATATCGTCCCAGGTCAAATCCAGGTCCAATTTGTACAGACAGTGCATGGGGTGCAAAGGCAAACAGATCCCATTATAAAGTGCATTATTGACAGGAAGTTGAAGAAGCTGAAGAAATTGATCAGAGGCGGCAAGGACTTGAATGGACTGTACCCTTGTGCTGAGTTGAAGTATGATGTTACCCCTTTAATTGCTGCTGTTGCATTTACAAATGACAATATTTGTACATTTCTTCTGAAAGAAGGTGCTGACCCCAACATCCAATCAACAAATGGTTTGGTTCCTTTGCATTATGCCGCAATGTCAAAAGCTCCTGTCAGTTTAGTGAGTAGATTAATCGCAGCAAAAGCAGATCCAGAAGGGGCACCAATCCAGATGTTAACTCCACTTCAATTGGCGGCTAACAATGACAGAGAAGACATTGTGAAAGAGTTGATGATGTCTGGAGCATTTGCTGAAAGAAATCTCAAAGCATATCCCGCTACTGACCAAAAGATAGCAAGCATGATTCAGAAATTCTCTTCAGAGAGTGAGAATTTTGTCAAATTGAAGATTTTTTATGATTTTTCTTGTGCAGTAGGACTCAAATCAGTGGAGGATGTTTTCAATGAATTTGGCAAACACATGCTGGTGGTGAACCCTGTGAATCATCTCACACTATATGACATGTCTTTTAACGCCATTGGCCAAAATGCGGATCAGTATCGTCAAGCATCCATAAAGTGGCTGAGAGAATCTCAGAAAATTGATCTCTACATTGAGGAGGCAACCAATCGTTTGCCTAAAATTCCCAAACATTTACAAGATATGGTAGTGAATTGCTTGACAGCTGTTTTTAACATTATGAAAGAAATATCTCTTGGACTGTCACTGGTAGTAATACCCACTCTTCTGAAATACCTCACACATGAATCCAAAAGTACCCCTCAAGGACTAAATCGCAACATTTCAGTTGTCAGACTACTGTATGTGATTACTCAGAAAGCTCCAAATCACAAACATGGCTGGACCCTCCCTTTTGTTGAGGAGTTATGCAAGAGGATCATCTCATTCACTGATCAAGCATATCTCGCCAATCCTCAGACCTCAAACTTAGCTGTTTTAACTTTTGGTCTGCTTGCAGATCTGTACACCTTTGATTGTGTACCTGCGATTATCACATCGCGAGGGATAACCTCTGTGCCGGAGAAAATACTTGTTACTGCCGAAATGGAGATGGATGAAGATCTGAAAGAAAAGCTAAGGAAATTAGATATGTCCCTACGAAGTCCAGTCCCACCAACGGATATAACTGAACAATTGCAGGGAATGAATCtgtcaaagaagaagaagaagaagaagaagaaaaagaagaaaacaATTCAGGAAGAGTTGTCGGTAGAGAAAAGTACACCTGACACGACTGAGAAGCCAGATCTTGATGCTTCATCAATTCCAGTTGAAGAATCTGGTGTACATGGTGAACATTCCAGTGTTAAACCATTTCCCTCCACCACCGACGAATTGAAACCCCGGAAATGGCACAAAGTTAGTGAGCGGTGGAGGCCTCAGTTGGAAGAACTCAGCAACATAGATGCAGGCAAGGTTTCCAGATTGGGAAATCTCAACCTTGTCGTCCATCCGAATTTCCAAATAGCCAAAGGAAGTGATGGAACTGAAGTCTTTCTGGGCTTGAAGGATGATGGTACTGAGGTAGCCGTGAAGAGAATGCTCAAGTCAAACTATCAAGATctgaagagagaagagggttTTTTAAGACTACCTCAGCTGGATAGTCCCTGCATTGTGAGATATGTGGACTTTGCAGAGGACGAGCACTTCGGCTACCTTGTTCTTCAGCTCTGTGAATACACCCTTGATGAATACATCAAAGACCACCTACCAGAGGACAAAACCCCTGTCCTGAAGAAAATAGTGCACGAGGTGCTCTGCAGTCTAAGCGTTCTGCATAGTCTAAACACAAAAATTCTGCACCGGGATATCAAACCCCAGAATGTTTTAATAG ATGTTACAGGCAGAGCGAGATTAGCCGATTTCGGTATAAGTCGACAATTGAACATGGGACAAACAACTCTACATACAATCAGTGCAGGAACAAAATGTTGGAAGGCCAGAGAAACTTTAGATGAAGACAGTGGGATCGGATATAAGAGGAGCACCGATATTCAG GAGAAGTCCAGTGGTTCCCAGAGTAGCCCTCTACAAGATCGACACCAGACACTTCATCAACCATCTCCCTGA